A stretch of Arcobacter sp. F2176 DNA encodes these proteins:
- a CDS encoding response regulator transcription factor has protein sequence MDDFKKYTILYIEDDEGVRTINSRFLNRMFNELYEAKDGEEGYEFYKKYHPDIILTDIKMPKLDGISLAKKIRQKDTTTKIIISTAFSEKSYLMDAIELNLEKYIIKPLTSRNLLPALSKAVEALEKEKDFKITLGDEFYFDNNTSLFYNKGQVINLTKKELLFLKLLVLNKNRVVSYEEIEQHVWDGEYMSLNSLRTSLGFLRKKIPFNCIKNISNMGYKLNLEK, from the coding sequence ATGGATGATTTTAAAAAATATACTATTTTATATATTGAAGATGACGAAGGCGTAAGAACTATCAATTCCCGATTTTTAAATCGTATGTTTAATGAACTATATGAAGCAAAAGATGGAGAAGAGGGATATGAGTTTTATAAAAAATATCATCCTGATATTATTCTAACAGATATAAAGATGCCAAAGCTCGATGGCATATCTTTAGCAAAAAAAATAAGACAAAAAGACACAACTACAAAAATCATAATCTCAACAGCATTTAGTGAAAAAAGTTATTTGATGGATGCAATTGAGTTAAACCTAGAAAAATATATTATCAAACCCCTTACAAGTAGAAACCTCCTACCTGCTCTTTCAAAAGCAGTAGAAGCATTAGAAAAAGAGAAAGATTTCAAAATCACTTTGGGTGATGAATTTTATTTTGACAACAATACTTCTTTATTTTATAATAAAGGCCAAGTAATCAATCTCACAAAAAAAGAGTTATTGTTTTTGAAACTTTTAGTATTAAATAAAAATAGAGTGGTATCTTATGAAGAGATAGAACAACATGTTTGGGATGGAGAATATATGAGTTTAAATTCTTTAAGAACCTCTCTTGGTTTTTTACGAAAAAAGATTCCATTTAATTGTATTAAAAATATTTCAAATATGGGGTACAAACTAAATCTTGAAAAATAA
- a CDS encoding tripartite tricarboxylate transporter substrate binding protein produces the protein MKLQISKICKNVALASCLVAGLAMTSVASEVEKIHFLIPGGAGGGWDGTARGVGEALKNSGLVDETSFENMSGGGGGKAIAYLIETADKQQDTLMVNSTPIVIRSLQGVFPQSFRDLSLISAVVADYGALVVRTDSKYKTWADVKAAFDKNPRKLKIAGGSSRGSMDHLVAAQIFKAASGNPTNVRYVPYDAGGKALAGLLTGEVDILSTGLGEVLEKHKKGELRIIGVTSDESIDGIPSFKSMGVDAYFANWRGFFGAPNLPQEKIDAFAKVLGDMYKTKEWETVRSRNGWANLYKPTTQFKTFLENQEKTISSLMKEMGFL, from the coding sequence ATGAAATTACAAATCTCAAAAATTTGCAAAAATGTTGCATTGGCTAGTTGCTTAGTTGCTGGATTAGCTATGACTTCTGTTGCTTCAGAAGTTGAAAAAATCCATTTCCTAATCCCTGGTGGTGCCGGTGGTGGTTGGGATGGGACTGCTAGAGGAGTTGGGGAAGCTCTTAAGAATTCTGGTTTAGTTGACGAAACTTCTTTTGAAAATATGTCAGGAGGTGGTGGTGGAAAAGCTATCGCTTACTTAATAGAAACTGCTGACAAACAACAAGATACATTAATGGTAAATTCAACTCCAATCGTAATTAGATCATTACAAGGTGTATTTCCTCAATCATTTAGAGACTTATCTCTAATCTCAGCTGTTGTTGCTGATTATGGAGCTTTAGTTGTAAGAACTGACTCTAAATATAAAACTTGGGCTGATGTAAAAGCTGCTTTTGATAAAAACCCTAGAAAACTAAAAATCGCAGGTGGAAGTTCAAGAGGAAGTATGGATCACCTTGTAGCTGCACAAATCTTTAAAGCAGCAAGTGGAAACCCAACAAATGTAAGATATGTTCCTTATGATGCAGGAGGAAAAGCACTTGCAGGATTATTAACAGGTGAAGTTGATATTTTATCAACAGGACTTGGAGAAGTTTTAGAAAAACATAAAAAAGGTGAGTTAAGAATCATAGGTGTTACTTCTGATGAATCAATTGATGGAATTCCTAGCTTCAAAAGCATGGGTGTTGATGCATACTTTGCAAACTGGAGAGGATTTTTTGGAGCACCAAACTTACCACAAGAAAAAATCGATGCTTTTGCAAAAGTTCTTGGGGATATGTACAAAACAAAAGAATGGGAAACAGTTAGATCAAGAAATGGTTGGGCAAATTTATATAAACCAACAACTCAATTTAAAACATTCCTAGAAAATCAAGAAAAAACAATCTCATCTTTGATGAAAGAAATGGGATTTCTATAG
- a CDS encoding P-loop NTPase fold protein: protein MHKNIWDNDKLNRKSESEYLIKYLTNVYKANKESSFVLNINSEWGFGKTYFLKNLKLELENADHKVMYFDAWQNDYTKEPLLAFIAEINESFKSFFTAKQTKSKKFLTDLFKSSLPILVAALSKKLTGYSLEDLKEQLELDENEGSENSADEIDDDKDSIKTSISTLMSKATEIALEEHMTAKKSILEFKENMRKLISYIDSLSNIELPIYILIDELDRCRPNYAIELLESIKHLFDIQGLVFIIATDSKQLSHSINAVYGSKFKSEQYLKRFFDREYTLDEPYVYDYILFLLEKYNMLKDDNFYVALDEYAYNDVNKNAKIIELYAKFFKLSLRDIEQCIIVLNAITFTWDTENKIHLGYMIFLIMLKQKNSTIFESYIIYDKKSSLGNKFSEWFKEDELNRKIKIRVDDGNNESTLEALLGEYSNFEFLTFAKSNQLSGKENNFNYLNIRKEVPIYTSFYNDNKIIFKEFKDYYKYVLRGFRIN from the coding sequence ATGCATAAAAATATATGGGATAATGATAAATTAAATAGAAAGAGTGAATCAGAATACTTGATTAAGTATTTGACAAATGTTTATAAAGCAAATAAAGAATCATCATTTGTTTTAAATATAAATTCTGAATGGGGTTTTGGTAAGACTTATTTCTTGAAAAATTTAAAATTAGAACTTGAAAATGCAGATCATAAAGTAATGTATTTTGATGCATGGCAAAATGATTATACTAAAGAGCCTCTACTCGCATTTATTGCAGAGATAAATGAGAGCTTTAAATCATTTTTTACTGCAAAACAAACTAAATCAAAAAAGTTTCTTACTGATTTGTTTAAAAGTTCATTACCAATATTAGTTGCAGCTCTTAGTAAAAAGCTTACAGGTTATTCATTAGAAGATTTAAAAGAACAACTTGAATTGGATGAGAATGAAGGCAGTGAAAATTCTGCTGATGAAATTGATGATGACAAGGATTCAATTAAAACTTCTATTTCTACTTTAATGTCAAAAGCAACTGAAATCGCATTAGAAGAACATATGACTGCTAAAAAAAGTATTTTAGAGTTTAAAGAAAATATGAGAAAACTCATTTCTTATATTGATTCTTTATCAAATATTGAACTACCTATATATATTTTAATTGATGAATTAGATAGATGCAGACCAAATTATGCAATAGAATTACTTGAAAGTATTAAACACTTGTTTGATATACAAGGCTTAGTTTTTATTATTGCAACTGATTCAAAACAGTTATCACATTCTATAAATGCAGTTTATGGGAGTAAATTTAAATCAGAACAGTATTTAAAAAGATTTTTTGATAGAGAGTATACTTTAGATGAACCTTATGTTTATGATTATATTTTATTTTTATTAGAAAAATATAATATGTTAAAAGATGATAATTTTTATGTTGCACTGGATGAATATGCGTATAATGATGTAAATAAAAATGCTAAGATTATTGAGTTATATGCTAAATTTTTTAAATTAAGTCTTCGAGATATTGAACAGTGTATCATTGTATTGAATGCTATTACTTTTACTTGGGATACAGAAAATAAAATTCATTTAGGATATATGATTTTTTTGATTATGTTAAAACAAAAGAATTCAACTATATTTGAATCTTACATAATTTATGATAAAAAATCATCTTTGGGAAATAAATTTAGTGAATGGTTTAAAGAAGATGAATTAAATAGGAAAATTAAAATTAGAGTAGATGATGGCAATAATGAATCTACTTTAGAGGCTCTATTAGGAGAATACTCAAATTTTGAATTTTTAACATTTGCTAAATCTAACCAACTATCTGGAAAAGAAAACAATTTTAATTATTTGAATATTAGAAAAGAAGTTCCTATATATACAAGTTTTTATAATGATAATAAGATAATTTTTAAAGAGTTTAAAGATTATTACAAATATGTTTTAAGAGGTTTTAGAATTAATTAA
- a CDS encoding tripartite tricarboxylate transporter TctB family protein → MTKNTIGSIFFLAFSSFYFYSVFSIKKMPMAQFEVMTASTFPFYIGLTGIIVSIILLVLSLLEKNEENLSLTYLRSLDLKTTTLFILLMIFYGFTIRPLGFIFSTMIFLAIGFFILKERNIKRIFLISVGVSVGFYVLLNNVLGVYIDAGEFINNLLGVN, encoded by the coding sequence ATGACAAAAAATACAATAGGCTCAATATTTTTTTTAGCTTTTTCAAGTTTCTACTTTTATTCTGTATTTAGTATAAAAAAGATGCCAATGGCTCAGTTTGAAGTTATGACTGCTTCTACATTTCCTTTTTATATTGGGTTAACAGGAATTATCGTATCAATAATTTTATTGGTTTTATCACTATTAGAAAAAAATGAAGAAAACCTATCATTAACTTATTTGAGAAGTTTAGATTTAAAGACTACTACACTTTTTATTTTGCTAATGATTTTTTATGGTTTTACAATAAGACCTTTAGGCTTTATCTTTTCTACAATGATATTTTTAGCAATAGGATTTTTTATCTTAAAAGAGAGAAATATAAAAAGAATATTTTTGATTTCAGTTGGGGTATCTGTAGGATTTTATGTATTGCTAAACAATGTTTTAGGGGTATATATAGATGCAGGTGAGTTTATCAATAATTTATTAGGAGTTAACTAA
- a CDS encoding 2-oxoacid:ferredoxin oxidoreductase subunit alpha encodes MNSKEMELNKVEVWDGNTCNAQAFRQAAVDVVAAYPITPSTNTVETYASFHANGYVDGEIIMVESEHAAMSGCVGAGAAGGRVATATSSQGCALMVEVLYQCSGMRIPVVLCLVNRALAAPLNVNGDHSDMYLTRDAGWIQLDSFNAQEAYDLTLCAFKIGEHKDVRLPVISNQDGFLTSHTAQTVRPLSDKVAYDFVGDYLQVNAMLDFTNPVTHGVQTEHDWHFEHKAKQHAALMSSLFVVEEVFEEFEKISGRKYNLVESYKVEDADVVIVCLGTTYETAMIAVDAIREETGIKAGVLAPRLFRPFPLTQLASKLQNVKAIACMDRSAPGGTVGTLYNEVAGALFNTQARPILKNLVYGLGGRDIIVNELKEIFVSLNEEAKNGKLNGKIQTLHGVRGPELSFYEH; translated from the coding sequence ATGAATAGCAAAGAAATGGAACTAAATAAAGTAGAAGTTTGGGATGGAAATACCTGTAATGCACAAGCATTTAGACAAGCAGCTGTTGATGTAGTTGCTGCTTATCCTATCACACCTTCAACAAATACGGTTGAAACTTATGCTTCTTTTCATGCAAATGGATATGTAGATGGCGAAATTATTATGGTGGAATCAGAACATGCAGCAATGTCTGGCTGTGTTGGTGCAGGAGCTGCTGGTGGAAGAGTAGCAACTGCTACTTCATCACAAGGTTGTGCTTTGATGGTAGAAGTTTTATATCAATGTTCAGGTATGAGAATCCCTGTTGTTTTATGTTTAGTAAATAGAGCACTAGCAGCACCTTTAAATGTAAATGGTGACCATTCAGATATGTATCTTACAAGAGATGCAGGATGGATTCAACTTGACTCATTTAATGCTCAAGAAGCTTATGATTTAACTTTATGTGCTTTTAAAATAGGTGAACACAAAGATGTAAGGCTTCCCGTTATCTCTAATCAAGATGGATTTTTGACTTCTCATACAGCTCAAACAGTAAGACCACTATCTGATAAAGTGGCTTATGATTTTGTAGGTGATTATTTGCAAGTAAATGCAATGTTGGATTTTACAAATCCAGTTACTCATGGAGTTCAAACAGAACATGACTGGCACTTTGAACATAAAGCTAAACAACATGCAGCCCTAATGAGTTCACTTTTTGTTGTGGAAGAAGTTTTTGAAGAGTTTGAAAAAATTAGTGGAAGAAAATATAATCTTGTAGAATCATATAAAGTAGAAGATGCAGATGTTGTAATTGTATGTTTAGGAACTACTTATGAAACAGCAATGATAGCAGTTGATGCCATAAGAGAGGAAACAGGAATAAAAGCTGGTGTTTTAGCACCAAGACTTTTTAGACCATTTCCTCTTACACAATTGGCTTCAAAATTACAAAATGTAAAAGCTATAGCATGTATGGATAGAAGTGCACCTGGTGGAACGGTTGGAACTTTATACAATGAAGTTGCGGGAGCCTTATTTAATACCCAAGCTAGACCAATTCTGAAAAACTTAGTATATGGTTTAGGTGGAAGAGATATTATTGTAAATGAATTAAAAGAGATTTTTGTTTCTTTAAATGAAGAAGCAAAAAATGGAAAACTTAATGGGAAAATTCAAACACTACACGGTGTAAGAGGTCCTGAGTTAAGTTTTTATGAACACTAA
- a CDS encoding 4Fe-4S binding protein — MSKSIKDMGWDELVPGAALFSFNQAVESVLAQTNPEDRAYAETNSKNLYVGDWRVMKPVWNTELCIDCQNCWIYCPDSAVISRNKEIQGIDYDHCKGCGICVEVCPTNPKSLMMFNETEKNELALTKWPLKKEKGEK; from the coding sequence ATGAGTAAATCAATAAAAGATATGGGATGGGATGAATTAGTACCTGGGGCGGCACTTTTTTCATTTAATCAAGCAGTTGAATCTGTTCTAGCCCAAACAAATCCAGAAGATAGAGCATATGCAGAAACAAACTCTAAGAACCTTTATGTTGGGGATTGGCGAGTAATGAAGCCAGTATGGAATACTGAATTGTGTATTGACTGCCAAAACTGTTGGATCTATTGTCCAGATAGTGCGGTAATCTCAAGAAATAAAGAGATACAAGGTATAGATTATGATCACTGTAAAGGTTGTGGAATCTGTGTTGAAGTATGTCCTACCAATCCAAAATCATTGATGATGTTTAATGAAACAGAAAAAAATGAATTAGCACTTACAAAGTGGCCTCTTAAAAAAGAAAAAGGTGAGAAATAA
- a CDS encoding cache domain-containing protein, translated as MKNNYNQTVEQGIKKTTLLSSTIIILIVATIIGIVLIKTEYSNFRTHIKSFKNTLIEREMFYIKTSVQNLKNDIDFESLSILNSKKQRIKNQSIIAYNLAYSLYKSSKNLSKEDQIDLISKSLREIAQEKNDINYFVLNTKGTLLLNTDYPKNERINFLDFEDLDGVKFINKMINANPNTQNFLDYNWYRPNKRITYSRHLKELDLIIGSASNLESNHAELTNKLLKKITLQGFNNDEFIFIYKLNSLNNIMNKSKLLIQKNIITSDKELEAVKKLLINTNYEANEATYYDYNQKLFYATYIKEYRYFIAVGVNLSNINQIVKKETKISLDNLYRNILKLIIIIIVMTIVFFFFSLLFTRKIEELFNQYRSRVKQNEEKYALLFNYSNDGFIISEIINNSTRILSLNNTALKTIGYELSEILYKDFFNLFDQLSLEEIKQSKSLVKTVKLFTKDKQTRTVELNAIIYSYENQNLLFASLRDITERTILKEEKVKQQNILIQKSKMAAMGEMIGNIAHQWRQPLSQVSGLFFDIESAYDYKELDKKYLQNRVDEANDLLEYMSKTIDDFRNFFNPNSKKELFYLNEAIDNALKIVKSTLTFHHIELIINIERDYKINGYKNEYSQAIMNIISNAKDILLEKNIQNPQIKIYAQKNEKLCLHIEDNAGGIDDTIINKIFDPYFTTKYDYGTGIGLYMTKMIIEEKMNGTIRVKNSTNGAVFSIEI; from the coding sequence TTGAAAAATAACTATAATCAAACAGTAGAACAAGGAATAAAAAAGACTACTTTACTCAGTTCTACAATTATTATATTAATTGTCGCAACTATAATTGGTATAGTTCTAATAAAAACCGAATATAGCAATTTTAGAACTCATATAAAAAGTTTCAAAAATACATTAATCGAAAGAGAGATGTTTTATATTAAAACATCAGTTCAAAATCTTAAAAATGACATAGACTTTGAATCTCTTTCAATACTAAATAGCAAAAAACAAAGAATAAAAAATCAATCAATCATCGCATATAATTTAGCATATTCTTTATATAAATCTTCAAAAAACCTCTCAAAAGAAGACCAAATAGATCTAATATCAAAATCATTAAGAGAGATTGCCCAAGAAAAAAATGATATTAATTACTTTGTTTTAAATACAAAGGGAACCCTACTTTTAAATACTGATTATCCTAAAAATGAAAGAATAAACTTCCTCGATTTTGAAGATTTGGATGGGGTCAAATTTATAAACAAAATGATAAATGCAAATCCTAATACTCAAAACTTCTTGGACTATAATTGGTACAGACCAAATAAAAGAATCACTTATTCAAGACATCTAAAAGAGTTAGATTTAATAATTGGTTCTGCTAGTAATTTAGAGAGTAATCATGCGGAATTAACAAATAAACTTCTAAAAAAAATCACTTTACAAGGTTTTAATAATGATGAGTTTATTTTTATTTATAAACTAAATAGTTTAAATAATATTATGAACAAAAGTAAACTTCTAATACAAAAAAATATCATAACTTCAGACAAAGAACTTGAAGCAGTAAAAAAACTTCTTATAAACACAAATTATGAGGCAAACGAAGCAACTTATTATGATTATAATCAAAAGTTGTTTTATGCTACATATATCAAAGAGTATAGATATTTTATAGCGGTGGGAGTAAACCTATCAAATATCAATCAAATAGTAAAAAAAGAGACTAAAATATCTTTAGATAACCTTTACAGAAATATTCTAAAATTAATCATCATCATTATAGTTATGACCATAGTCTTTTTCTTTTTTTCCTTACTTTTTACAAGAAAAATAGAAGAACTATTTAATCAGTACAGAAGCAGAGTTAAACAAAATGAAGAGAAATATGCCCTACTTTTCAACTATAGCAATGATGGTTTTATAATCTCTGAAATAATCAATAATAGTACTCGTATTCTAAGTCTAAATAATACTGCCCTTAAAACTATAGGTTATGAGTTAAGTGAAATATTATATAAAGACTTTTTTAATTTATTTGATCAATTGAGTTTAGAAGAAATCAAACAATCAAAATCTTTAGTTAAAACAGTAAAATTATTTACAAAAGATAAACAAACAAGAACGGTAGAACTAAATGCAATTATTTATTCATATGAAAATCAAAATTTACTTTTTGCTTCATTGAGGGATATTACAGAGAGAACAATTCTAAAAGAAGAGAAAGTAAAACAACAAAATATATTAATCCAAAAATCAAAAATGGCAGCAATGGGTGAAATGATAGGCAATATTGCCCACCAATGGAGACAACCTTTATCTCAAGTCTCAGGTTTATTTTTTGATATTGAATCTGCTTATGATTATAAAGAATTAGATAAAAAGTATCTTCAAAATAGAGTTGATGAAGCAAATGATTTACTTGAATATATGTCAAAAACAATAGATGACTTTAGAAACTTTTTTAATCCTAATTCAAAAAAAGAACTCTTTTATTTAAATGAAGCAATAGACAATGCACTAAAAATAGTAAAATCCACTCTAACTTTTCACCATATAGAACTTATTATAAATATTGAAAGAGATTATAAAATCAATGGGTATAAAAATGAATATTCTCAAGCAATTATGAATATCATATCAAATGCAAAAGATATTTTATTAGAAAAGAATATCCAAAATCCACAAATAAAAATTTATGCACAAAAAAATGAAAAGTTATGTTTACACATTGAAGATAATGCAGGAGGAATCGATGATACTATTATAAATAAGATTTTTGATCCTTACTTCACTACAAAATATGATTATGGTACAGGTATTGGACTATATATGACAAAAATGATTATTGAAGAAAAAATGAACGGAACAATTAGAGTAAAAAATTCTACTAATGGAGCTGTATTCTCAATAGAGATATAA
- a CDS encoding tripartite tricarboxylate transporter permease, producing MLDGILQGAGTALSAYNILMVAIGCFAGTFIGMLPGLGPISAIALMIPITYGMEPSSGLILIAGVYYGAIFGGSTSSILINAPGVAGTVASSFDGYPMAKNGHAGKALAIAAYSSFSGGTIAAIFLLFAAPALASVSLSFQSSDYFALMVLGLTAVAAFAGKGKFLKAAIMTIFGLMLATVGSDSDSGIARFTFGRLDLIDGISFLLLAMAAFALSEALMNVLESHQTTKEEEEELKKDIGSLKLTREEVKEMIPTIGRSSVLGFFVGVLPGAGATIASFLAYGMERSIASVKEKLNFGKGSIKGLAAPESANNAACSGSFVPLLTLGIPGSGTTAIILGALISYGIQPGPTMYVDNPELFWSVIISMYIGNIVLLVLNLPLIPYIAKLLTLPKQLLLPLIIFFSLVGVYLVTFNNFDIYMMTVFAVVALFLRIVDFPMAPMILGFILGGMMENNLRRALTISDGSLSFLWERPITLSILIITIILLLVPLFGEFSAKIRKKKEN from the coding sequence ATGTTAGATGGTATATTACAAGGAGCAGGAACGGCTCTTAGCGCATATAATATCCTAATGGTAGCAATTGGATGTTTTGCTGGTACATTCATTGGTATGCTTCCAGGACTAGGTCCAATATCTGCAATTGCCTTGATGATTCCTATTACTTATGGGATGGAACCATCTTCTGGACTTATTTTGATTGCGGGAGTTTATTATGGTGCTATATTTGGAGGTTCTACTTCATCTATTTTGATTAATGCTCCAGGAGTTGCAGGAACGGTTGCTTCATCATTTGATGGTTACCCAATGGCAAAAAATGGACACGCAGGGAAAGCCTTAGCAATCGCTGCTTATTCTTCATTTTCAGGGGGAACTATTGCAGCTATATTCTTACTTTTTGCAGCACCTGCTTTAGCATCTGTAAGTTTGAGTTTCCAATCATCTGATTATTTTGCTTTGATGGTTTTAGGTCTTACAGCAGTTGCAGCCTTTGCTGGAAAAGGTAAATTCTTAAAAGCTGCTATTATGACTATCTTTGGTCTTATGTTAGCAACTGTTGGAAGTGATTCTGATTCTGGTATTGCTAGATTTACTTTTGGAAGATTAGATTTGATTGATGGTATTTCATTTTTACTTTTAGCAATGGCAGCCTTTGCTTTATCTGAAGCGTTAATGAATGTTTTAGAAAGTCACCAAACTACAAAAGAGGAAGAAGAAGAGCTTAAAAAAGATATTGGAAGTCTAAAACTTACACGAGAAGAAGTAAAAGAGATGATTCCAACTATTGGTAGGTCTTCTGTACTTGGATTTTTTGTTGGAGTTCTTCCAGGAGCAGGTGCAACAATTGCTTCATTTTTAGCTTATGGGATGGAGAGATCAATTGCAAGTGTAAAAGAAAAACTAAATTTTGGAAAAGGAAGTATCAAAGGACTTGCAGCTCCTGAAAGTGCTAACAATGCAGCTTGTTCTGGTTCTTTTGTACCTTTACTTACTTTAGGTATTCCAGGAAGTGGAACTACTGCTATTATTTTAGGGGCTTTAATTTCTTATGGAATTCAACCAGGACCTACTATGTATGTGGATAATCCAGAATTATTTTGGTCAGTTATTATTTCTATGTATATTGGTAATATAGTACTCTTAGTTTTAAATTTACCTTTGATTCCATATATTGCGAAACTTTTAACATTGCCTAAGCAGTTATTGTTGCCATTGATTATATTCTTCTCACTTGTTGGGGTTTATTTGGTTACCTTTAATAACTTTGATATTTATATGATGACAGTTTTTGCAGTTGTTGCTCTGTTTTTAAGAATCGTTGACTTTCCAATGGCACCTATGATTTTGGGTTTTATTTTAGGTGGAATGATGGAAAACAATTTAAGAAGAGCATTAACTATTAGTGATGGTTCTTTATCATTTTTATGGGAAAGACCTATTACCCTATCAATACTAATCATCACGATAATTTTATTACTAGTTCCTTTATTTGGGGAATTTTCAGCTAAAATTAGAAAGAAAAAAGAGAATTAA
- a CDS encoding thiamine pyrophosphate-dependent enzyme — protein sequence MSNQKVIKNLKTFSTAAERFEGSHVLCPGCAHSIIVREVLNATNDNLVVSAATGCLEVCTAIYPHTSWDCSWIHIGFENASTAIAGAETMNKVLRKKGRIDPSTPEPKFVTFGGDGATYDIGFQWISGCFERGHDFMYVCLDNEVYANTGGQRSSSTPIGSSTTTAPAGSTSYGEKRNKKDMLAIMAAHGSPYVAQVAPNKWKDMIKKIQTGFDTKGPVFINAMSACTTEWKFQPHETIEASDLAVDSLVFPLYEIIDGTELNITYRPKNIVPVRDYLGFQPRFKHLFKPENEHIIEEWQKRVDAKWEYLQKREEARV from the coding sequence ATGAGTAATCAAAAAGTAATCAAAAACTTAAAAACATTTTCAACTGCGGCTGAAAGATTTGAGGGTTCTCATGTTTTATGTCCAGGTTGTGCACACTCAATTATTGTAAGAGAAGTACTAAATGCTACAAATGATAACTTAGTAGTATCAGCAGCAACTGGATGTTTAGAAGTTTGTACAGCTATCTATCCACATACTTCATGGGACTGTTCTTGGATTCATATAGGATTTGAAAATGCCTCAACTGCAATCGCAGGTGCTGAGACTATGAATAAAGTTCTAAGAAAAAAAGGAAGAATCGATCCATCAACTCCTGAACCAAAATTTGTAACATTTGGTGGAGATGGAGCAACTTATGATATTGGTTTCCAATGGATTTCAGGATGTTTTGAAAGAGGACATGACTTTATGTATGTTTGTTTAGACAATGAAGTTTATGCAAACACAGGAGGTCAAAGATCATCTTCTACTCCTATTGGTTCATCTACAACAACAGCACCAGCAGGAAGTACTTCTTATGGTGAAAAAAGAAATAAAAAAGATATGCTAGCAATCATGGCCGCACACGGTTCACCATATGTGGCACAAGTTGCACCAAATAAATGGAAAGATATGATTAAAAAAATCCAAACAGGATTTGATACAAAAGGACCTGTATTTATAAATGCAATGAGTGCCTGTACAACAGAGTGGAAATTTCAACCACATGAGACAATAGAAGCCTCAGACTTAGCAGTTGATTCACTAGTTTTCCCACTATATGAAATCATAGATGGAACAGAGCTAAATATAACATACAGACCAAAAAACATAGTGCCAGTAAGAGATTATTTAGGTTTCCAACCAAGATTTAAACATCTGTTTAAACCAGAAAATGAGCATATCATAGAAGAATGGCAAAAAAGAGTAGATGCCAAATGGGAGTATCTACAAAAAAGAGAAGAAGCACGAGTATAA
- a CDS encoding pyruvate flavodoxin oxidoreductase subunit gamma produces MLEIRWHSRAGQGAVTGAKGLGSVVAETGKEVQAFAFYGSAKRGASMTAYNRIDDKQIINHEKFMEPNFVFILDPALAFTDDFTANETKDTKYIITTHLSKEELIEAIPALHGREDRTFILDCLQISQETIGRPIPNTPMLGAFMKVSGMFELDYFQNAMKSVLKKLPQKIIDANMIAIERAYNEVH; encoded by the coding sequence ATGTTAGAAATTAGATGGCACAGTAGAGCAGGACAAGGGGCAGTTACTGGAGCAAAAGGTCTAGGTTCAGTTGTAGCAGAAACGGGGAAAGAAGTTCAAGCTTTTGCATTTTATGGATCTGCAAAAAGAGGTGCTTCGATGACTGCTTATAACAGAATAGATGACAAGCAAATCATAAATCATGAGAAATTCATGGAACCAAACTTTGTATTTATATTAGACCCAGCATTAGCGTTTACAGATGACTTTACAGCTAATGAAACAAAAGATACTAAATACATAATCACAACACATCTTAGTAAAGAAGAGTTAATAGAAGCTATTCCAGCTTTACATGGTAGAGAAGATCGAACATTCATTTTAGACTGTTTGCAAATTTCTCAAGAGACGATAGGAAGACCTATTCCAAATACACCAATGCTAGGGGCGTTTATGAAAGTAAGTGGTATGTTTGAATTGGATTATTTCCAAAATGCGATGAAATCAGTACTTAAAAAACTTCCTCAAAAGATAATCGATGCAAATATGATTGCTATTGAGAGAGCATATAATGAAGTACACTAA